In Flavobacterium cerinum, one genomic interval encodes:
- a CDS encoding alpha/beta hydrolase — protein sequence MKIKKILFRSFLIFLISGILLYSASKISPWPSALLIRFAFDYGADKKAEALEKHLPENVSTISDRPYDPTDKAVTLDIYYPEKRLSTATIVWIHGGGWLSGNKNQVAGYCKILASKGFTVANIDYTLAPSVHYPNPVRQLNRALDYLIQNRKKLHIHPEKIILAGDSAGAQIAAQMAVILTSPEYARLIGIRPKINSLRLAGLLLYCGPYDISKTNVETGFKGLAKPLLWSYSGTKDFMTDRYFKTASITPYLTKDFPPAFITAGNGDDLLIQSEVLARDLTRIGVPVTTLFFPKDYTPKLPHEYQFNLDTEAGQSALERSVQFLKNL from the coding sequence ATGAAAATAAAAAAAATCTTATTCCGGTCCTTTCTTATTTTTCTGATTTCAGGAATACTACTCTATTCGGCTTCCAAAATAAGTCCGTGGCCTTCTGCATTACTCATTCGGTTCGCTTTTGATTACGGTGCAGATAAAAAGGCTGAGGCATTGGAAAAGCATTTACCCGAAAATGTGTCCACAATAAGCGATCGCCCATATGATCCAACCGACAAAGCGGTAACCCTTGACATCTATTACCCTGAAAAAAGGCTTTCAACAGCGACAATTGTATGGATTCACGGTGGCGGATGGCTGTCCGGGAATAAAAATCAGGTTGCCGGATATTGTAAAATACTGGCTTCAAAAGGTTTTACCGTTGCCAATATCGATTATACGCTGGCGCCATCGGTTCATTATCCCAATCCGGTACGCCAATTAAACCGTGCTTTGGATTATCTTATTCAAAATCGAAAAAAACTCCATATTCATCCGGAAAAAATCATTTTAGCAGGTGATTCTGCCGGAGCTCAGATTGCCGCACAAATGGCCGTGATTTTAACTTCCCCGGAATATGCCCGTCTGATTGGAATCCGTCCGAAAATAAATTCCCTCCGCCTTGCCGGCCTCTTACTTTATTGTGGCCCGTATGATATTAGTAAAACCAACGTCGAAACCGGTTTTAAAGGACTTGCAAAACCCTTATTATGGTCGTATAGCGGAACAAAAGATTTTATGACCGATCGTTATTTTAAAACCGCCTCGATCACTCCGTATCTTACCAAAGATTTTCCGCCGGCCTTTATTACAGCCGGAAACGGAGATGATTTATTAATACAATCGGAGGTATTGGCACGCGATCTTACCCGAATCGGAGTTCCTGTAACTACTTTATTTTTCCCGAAAGATTATACGCCAAAACTTCCGCACGAATATCAGTTCAATCTCGATACCGAAGCCGGCCAATCGGCGTTGGAACGTTCTGTACAATTTCTAAAAAACTTATAA
- a CDS encoding patatin-like phospholipase family protein yields the protein MKNIALAFSGGGFRAAAYSLGCLSYLNRIRYEGKPLLHNVRYISSTSGGSITNLMYSSYLFEGKSFDTFYADLNEKLSGEQLLGDAIRTLDTPSAWKERPHKSRNLINSFSLVYDKMFAGKTFGVFSNPTPGVHLEEICVNATEFSNGLPFRFQSQNEDKKRSVGKIGNRYIYFTPKGKSVSDQLKLADILACSSCFPSGFEPMLFPEDFTSRQLTKETLENAIVYEENEYTLSDYNRMDFLRNKDFEKKQFGIMDGGITDNQGIGSFLKADARRKKDEKFDLFISCDVSSYLMDGYTLPVYKNRWYNGFSLRIIGTLLFVIGCVFPLLWFLVKEWKPWHYVVGTLTGVFSVAVIGFMLFKILKAFQKPANKGSWNTVFKKYSYVLYKLRFDILKHMVQSRAKSVFILANDVYLKQIRRMYYDNLFTNKKYRNKVIQNTIYDLSRVNFDSQPVIDNSPLYPSQKLISVAEKARTMSTTLWFDSHHQSEKVKESIIATGQFTTCYNLLLFLGKLKETDKTPDIVELEALLRLDFETFTTDPFFMQSSL from the coding sequence ATGAAAAATATAGCACTTGCTTTTTCCGGAGGCGGATTCAGGGCTGCCGCCTATAGCCTGGGATGTCTTAGTTATCTTAACAGAATTCGATATGAAGGAAAACCTTTATTGCATAATGTGCGCTATATTTCATCAACTTCAGGTGGTAGTATAACCAATCTGATGTATAGTTCTTACCTTTTTGAAGGAAAATCGTTTGATACTTTTTATGCGGATCTGAACGAAAAACTTTCAGGAGAACAACTTTTAGGGGATGCTATCCGGACGCTGGATACACCTTCGGCCTGGAAGGAGCGACCACATAAAAGTCGTAATTTGATCAATTCATTCAGTCTGGTATACGACAAAATGTTTGCCGGAAAAACATTCGGGGTGTTTTCTAATCCGACTCCGGGTGTGCATCTGGAAGAGATTTGTGTGAATGCAACGGAGTTTTCAAATGGCTTGCCCTTTCGGTTTCAGTCACAAAACGAAGATAAAAAACGATCTGTCGGCAAAATAGGAAACCGTTATATTTATTTTACACCGAAAGGAAAATCGGTTTCAGATCAGTTGAAACTGGCCGATATATTAGCCTGTTCCTCTTGTTTTCCTTCCGGGTTTGAACCCATGTTATTCCCTGAAGATTTTACATCGCGGCAATTAACCAAAGAAACATTGGAAAATGCAATAGTATATGAAGAGAACGAATATACCTTGTCGGATTATAACCGTATGGATTTTCTAAGGAACAAAGACTTTGAAAAAAAGCAATTCGGAATTATGGATGGCGGTATCACGGACAATCAGGGAATCGGATCGTTTTTAAAAGCGGATGCCAGACGAAAAAAAGACGAAAAATTTGATCTGTTTATCAGTTGTGATGTCAGTAGTTATCTGATGGACGGTTATACTTTACCGGTTTATAAAAACCGATGGTATAATGGTTTTTCGTTGCGTATTATCGGAACGCTTCTTTTTGTAATCGGATGTGTTTTTCCGTTACTGTGGTTTCTTGTAAAAGAGTGGAAACCGTGGCATTATGTGGTGGGAACTTTAACGGGTGTTTTTTCTGTTGCCGTTATCGGATTTATGCTTTTCAAAATACTGAAAGCTTTTCAAAAACCGGCTAATAAAGGTTCCTGGAATACGGTTTTTAAAAAATACAGTTATGTACTGTATAAGTTGCGATTTGACATTTTAAAACACATGGTGCAATCCAGAGCCAAATCAGTTTTTATATTGGCCAATGATGTGTATCTGAAACAAATCAGAAGAATGTATTATGATAATTTGTTTACGAATAAAAAGTATCGTAATAAAGTGATTCAGAATACAATTTATGACCTGAGCCGGGTTAATTTCGATTCGCAACCGGTTATCGATAATAGCCCGTTATATCCTTCTCAAAAACTAATTTCGGTAGCCGAAAAAGCCAGAACCATGAGTACGACTTTATGGTTTGATTCGCATCATCAGTCGGAAAAAGTAAAAGAAAGTATTATTGCTACCGGACAATTTACAACTTGTTATAACTTGTTGTTGTTTCTGGGTAAGCTAAAAGAAACGGATAAAACACCGGATATTGTCGAATTAGAAGCTTTGTTGCGATTGGATTTTGAAACGTTTACTACCGATCCGTTTTTTATGCAGTCATCGTTATAA
- a CDS encoding protease complex subunit PrcB family protein yields MKKILLLFAGLMLIACNDNDDSVLLSPQEQGVNFNRVGKGNLYGNSSENITQQNLVINTEAEWNALKAAMDASNNTTYQFTETEINFDEYQVLAVFDAVKMNGGWTIDILDIAETQDNILVNLDNVRKGDATTVITQPFEIVKIKRTDKAIVFD; encoded by the coding sequence ATGAAAAAAATACTACTTCTTTTTGCAGGCCTTATGCTAATCGCCTGTAATGACAACGATGATTCGGTACTGCTTTCGCCACAAGAACAGGGTGTGAATTTTAATAGAGTAGGAAAGGGAAACCTTTATGGTAATAGCTCTGAAAATATCACGCAGCAGAACTTAGTGATCAATACTGAAGCAGAGTGGAATGCTTTAAAAGCGGCTATGGATGCGAGTAATAACACAACGTACCAGTTCACGGAAACCGAAATCAATTTTGATGAATATCAGGTGTTAGCCGTTTTTGATGCCGTAAAAATGAATGGCGGATGGACTATTGATATATTGGACATTGCGGAAACGCAGGATAATATACTGGTAAATCTGGATAACGTAAGAAAAGGAGATGCTACTACAGTTATAACACAACCTTTTGAAATTGTAAAGATCAAACGCACTGATAAAGCAATTGTATTCGATTAA
- a CDS encoding MFS transporter yields the protein MITKPSNPIYNIHFGLVCLSSLLFSASFNMLIPELPEYLSSMGGAEYKGLIIALFTLTAGISRPFSGRLTDTMGRVPVMATGSIVCFVCGFLYPVLSTVSGFLFLRLLHGFSTGFKPTATAAYVADIIPRERWGEALGLHGLCFSTGMAIGPAIGSSIKMYFSMNILFYASSLFALLSILILMNMKETLKDKERFRFSILKISRKDIIAVEVLPAAIVTFLSYIAYGAILTLIPDWSQHIGIENKGLFFMVYTIASLLIRFIAGKASDQYGRIRIIKIGLVLLILSLIVIGFADNFTGLMTGSCLYGIATGILSPALNAWTVDMSHIDHRGKAMATMYIALEAGIGLGALCAGWYYQDVITKIPIIMYATAVMTVVALGYMLLRKRTQSI from the coding sequence ATGATTACTAAGCCCTCAAATCCCATTTACAATATTCACTTTGGCTTAGTATGCCTGAGTTCTTTATTATTCTCAGCCAGTTTTAATATGCTTATCCCGGAGCTTCCCGAATACCTGAGCAGTATGGGCGGAGCGGAATACAAAGGGCTGATCATCGCTTTATTTACACTTACAGCCGGAATTTCCAGACCTTTTAGCGGTAGGCTAACCGATACCATGGGGCGCGTTCCCGTAATGGCCACCGGTTCCATCGTTTGTTTTGTCTGCGGCTTCCTTTACCCGGTTTTGAGTACCGTTTCCGGTTTTTTATTCCTTCGTCTATTACACGGTTTTTCAACCGGTTTTAAACCTACAGCAACCGCTGCTTATGTCGCCGATATTATCCCGAGAGAACGTTGGGGTGAAGCGTTAGGACTACACGGACTTTGTTTTAGTACCGGAATGGCTATCGGTCCGGCCATCGGAAGTTCGATTAAAATGTACTTTTCGATGAATATCCTGTTTTATGCCTCTTCTTTATTCGCTTTACTTTCCATATTAATCCTGATGAATATGAAAGAAACGCTCAAGGATAAAGAACGTTTTCGTTTTTCCATTTTAAAGATATCCCGAAAAGATATTATTGCTGTAGAAGTGCTACCGGCTGCTATCGTAACTTTCCTGTCCTATATTGCCTACGGAGCAATACTAACATTGATACCCGATTGGAGTCAGCATATAGGAATTGAAAACAAAGGATTATTTTTTATGGTCTACACCATTGCCTCACTCCTTATCCGCTTTATTGCCGGAAAAGCCTCCGATCAGTATGGCCGAATCCGGATTATCAAAATCGGACTTGTTTTATTAATCCTTTCACTCATCGTCATTGGTTTTGCGGATAATTTTACCGGATTGATGACCGGTTCTTGTCTTTACGGTATTGCAACGGGAATCCTTTCGCCTGCTTTAAACGCCTGGACAGTTGATATGAGTCATATTGATCATCGTGGAAAAGCCATGGCAACGATGTATATTGCTTTAGAAGCCGGTATCGGATTAGGAGCCTTATGTGCCGGATGGTACTATCAGGATGTGATTACCAAAATACCGATTATCATGTATGCCACCGCTGTGATGACAGTTGTTGCTTTAGGCTATATGTTACTACGAAAGCGAACGCAATCTATCTGA
- a CDS encoding LpxA family transferase, whose amino-acid sequence MKLSDYTNHFDIIFPGNENLLPWEITKGLVEMIQEKIKTLSEDAYRITNDIAIHKTAVIETGVILKGPIIISKDCFVGAHAYLRGGVYLSEAVKIGPGCEIKTSIILPDSATAHFNFIGDSIIGSHVNFEAGAVIANHYNERENKAITVRIGTENCSTGVEKFGALVGDYSKVGANAVLSPGTILRPQSVVGRLALIDQVSDRLRSLS is encoded by the coding sequence ATGAAATTATCCGATTATACGAATCATTTTGATATTATTTTCCCTGGAAATGAAAACCTGCTACCGTGGGAAATCACAAAAGGACTGGTCGAAATGATACAGGAGAAAATCAAAACGTTATCAGAAGATGCTTATCGGATTACCAACGATATTGCGATCCATAAAACTGCCGTTATTGAAACCGGCGTTATTTTAAAAGGACCGATAATTATTTCGAAAGATTGTTTTGTTGGCGCGCATGCCTATTTACGCGGAGGTGTTTATTTGTCTGAAGCGGTAAAAATTGGTCCGGGTTGTGAGATTAAAACCAGTATTATCCTTCCGGATTCCGCAACTGCCCATTTTAATTTTATAGGGGATAGTATTATAGGGAGTCATGTGAATTTCGAAGCGGGAGCCGTTATTGCGAATCATTATAATGAAAGAGAAAACAAAGCAATAACGGTCCGGATAGGCACGGAGAATTGTTCCACCGGTGTAGAAAAATTCGGCGCTTTGGTTGGCGATTACTCCAAAGTGGGCGCTAATGCTGTGTTATCTCCCGGAACAATATTACGACCTCAATCGGTTGTTGGCCGATTAGCATTAATTGATCAGGTGTCAGATAGATTGCGTTCGCTTTCGTAG
- a CDS encoding TetR/AcrR family transcriptional regulator, whose amino-acid sequence MGKAEKTRQFIIEKTAPVFNTKGFWGTSLQDLTDVTGLTKGSIYGNFKNKDEVAVAVLEYNLDKVRAIITEAISEKKSYRDKLMCYPDLYENFALHDFPSGGCPILNTAIEADDTHPILKEIARKALLYWKDTLIYLINKGKEKGEFKSDTDTEENALAIIALIEGSRMMIKLTGNLNHNHAIMNTLRKLILAL is encoded by the coding sequence ATGGGAAAAGCGGAAAAAACCAGGCAATTTATCATCGAAAAAACCGCACCGGTATTTAACACCAAAGGCTTTTGGGGAACATCGCTACAAGACCTTACCGATGTAACCGGACTTACCAAAGGAAGCATTTACGGCAACTTTAAAAATAAAGATGAAGTAGCCGTTGCCGTTTTGGAATACAATCTGGATAAAGTTCGCGCTATTATTACGGAAGCTATTTCCGAAAAGAAAAGTTATCGCGACAAACTGATGTGTTACCCGGATCTATACGAAAATTTTGCACTTCATGATTTTCCGTCCGGCGGATGCCCTATTCTAAATACGGCCATCGAAGCCGATGATACGCACCCTATCCTAAAAGAAATAGCACGTAAAGCCTTATTATACTGGAAAGACACATTAATTTACTTGATCAATAAAGGAAAAGAAAAAGGAGAATTTAAATCTGACACCGATACCGAAGAAAATGCATTGGCCATCATAGCATTAATCGAAGGTTCCCGTATGATGATCAAACTAACCGGAAACCTAAACCACAATCACGCTATAATGAATACGCTGCGCAAGCTTATTCTTGCGCTCTAA
- a CDS encoding acetyl-CoA C-acyltransferase: MKNVNIILARRTPIGGFMGSLSQFSATELGKIAISGLLEQSTVPPTAIDAVYVGNVLSANLGQSPARQAALTAGIPDTADCTTVNKVCASGMKAIMLGAQQIQLGIDNIVVAGGMESMSNVPHYIQHRKGNKMGNDVLTDGLLKDGLTDPYQHYHMGNAAEICARKYAISREDQDAYALASYRKATEATQSGKFTNEIIPITLTDKKESRILADDEDIYKIIPEKIARLAPSFEENGTITAANASNLNDAACAILLASDEAVATYNLKPIARIIGYADAAQAPEWFTTSPSLAIPKALEQAQLPLDAIDFFEINEAYAAVILANQQILGLPSEKINVYGGAVAMGHPIGVSGARIITTLLSVLEQENGRYGVAAICNGGGGASAMVIEKL; the protein is encoded by the coding sequence ATGAAAAACGTAAACATCATTTTAGCCCGTCGAACTCCTATCGGAGGATTTATGGGTAGCTTGTCGCAATTTAGCGCTACAGAACTGGGAAAAATAGCAATTTCCGGTCTTTTAGAACAAAGTACAGTACCGCCAACAGCTATTGATGCAGTTTATGTGGGCAATGTACTTTCAGCCAATTTAGGTCAATCGCCCGCCAGACAAGCAGCTTTAACAGCCGGCATTCCCGATACCGCTGATTGTACGACCGTAAATAAAGTCTGCGCTTCCGGTATGAAAGCCATAATGTTAGGCGCACAACAAATTCAGTTGGGAATTGACAATATTGTTGTAGCCGGAGGAATGGAAAGCATGAGTAATGTTCCGCATTACATTCAGCATCGAAAAGGAAACAAAATGGGAAATGATGTATTGACGGATGGCCTTTTAAAAGATGGTTTAACCGATCCGTATCAGCATTACCATATGGGAAACGCAGCCGAAATATGCGCCCGCAAGTATGCTATCAGTCGGGAAGATCAGGATGCCTATGCATTAGCGTCCTATCGCAAAGCAACCGAAGCGACACAATCGGGAAAGTTTACCAACGAAATCATTCCTATTACCCTTACGGATAAAAAAGAGTCCCGGATTCTGGCAGATGACGAAGACATCTATAAAATAATACCGGAAAAAATTGCCCGTCTTGCTCCTTCTTTTGAAGAAAACGGAACCATAACAGCTGCCAATGCCAGTAATCTGAACGATGCAGCCTGTGCTATATTACTGGCTTCCGATGAAGCTGTAGCTACCTATAATTTAAAACCGATAGCCCGAATCATCGGATACGCCGATGCTGCTCAAGCTCCCGAATGGTTTACCACCTCGCCTTCTTTAGCTATTCCGAAAGCACTGGAACAAGCACAACTTCCATTAGATGCCATTGATTTTTTTGAGATCAATGAAGCTTATGCAGCTGTAATCCTTGCAAATCAGCAAATTCTCGGACTTCCTTCTGAAAAGATTAACGTATACGGCGGTGCCGTAGCAATGGGGCATCCTATCGGTGTTTCCGGAGCGCGAATCATCACTACTTTACTATCCGTATTAGAACAGGAAAACGGGCGATATGGTGTTGCTGCAATATGTAACGGCGGTGGCGGTGCGTCTGCAATGGTTATTGAAAAACTTTAA
- a CDS encoding PaaI family thioesterase: protein MKNDAFDFLKQHIGKEVSTSPSPFMNWLRPTMLVVEEGKLVFQYTIRNEMTNPYRTLHGGIIAAIIDDAIGATLISYGEPYFYPTINNAIDYFASARENDVILAETSINKKGERVVNAQCEIWNQDKTRLLAKGYTNLLRTDIK, encoded by the coding sequence ATGAAAAACGATGCTTTTGATTTTTTAAAACAACATATCGGTAAAGAGGTAAGCACATCTCCGTCTCCTTTTATGAATTGGTTACGTCCCACTATGTTAGTTGTTGAAGAAGGTAAACTGGTATTTCAATATACCATCCGAAATGAGATGACCAACCCTTACCGTACATTACACGGCGGAATTATTGCTGCCATAATTGACGATGCTATCGGTGCTACTTTAATTTCTTACGGTGAGCCTTATTTTTATCCGACGATAAACAATGCTATAGATTATTTCGCTTCGGCACGGGAAAATGATGTAATTCTGGCAGAAACGTCAATCAATAAAAAAGGAGAGCGGGTTGTAAATGCCCAATGCGAAATCTGGAATCAGGATAAAACACGTTTACTGGCCAAAGGTTATACCAATTTGCTCCGTACCGATATTAAATAA